From a region of the Methanoculleus receptaculi genome:
- a CDS encoding Na+/H+ antiporter subunit E, with the protein MLFWYILSGYLEPFYIGAGIVCCAVVALISTDLLFLSDETGILRSVGAFIRFVAYLPRLMLGIVLANIDVAYRVLHPRMPIDPGIITVDTPFQNDILRTAFANAITLTPGTVTVEVAGGRYTVHALVRGAAEESLLKERGLQNSLAHVFCEGEE; encoded by the coding sequence ATGCTATTCTGGTATATCCTGTCGGGCTACCTGGAACCGTTCTACATCGGCGCCGGGATCGTATGTTGCGCCGTCGTGGCCCTTATATCAACCGATCTTCTCTTCCTCTCCGATGAGACCGGCATTTTGCGGTCGGTCGGGGCATTCATCCGGTTCGTCGCCTATCTCCCGCGGCTGATGCTGGGTATCGTCCTCGCCAACATCGACGTAGCATACCGCGTCCTCCACCCTCGTATGCCGATCGATCCCGGTATCATCACAGTCGATACACCGTTTCAAAACGACATCCTGCGTACAGCGTTTGCAAACGCGATCACGCTGACGCCGGGGACGGTGACAGTCGAGGTGGCCGGTGGGAGATACACGGTGCACGCCCTTGTCCGGGGGGCGGCGGAAGAATCCCTCCTCAAAGAGAGGGGCTTGCAGAACAGCCTTGCGCACGTCTTTTGTGAGGGTGAAGAATGA
- a CDS encoding ADP-ribosylglycohydrolase family protein: MLDQFRGCLLGAAIGDALGMARETAPPNFQRLHTGYRRAWRGHPNAGLKPGQFTDDTQTMLLVAGMLAESTYSEQEYAAALARMYMNGELRFPDAAVDAACRHILLSGEVSGSKGVYSSTAGCTGIAVPFGLFYDDPIDVAERVVKACSVTHTHPAAHAGAVSVAMLVHHAVRGRPDAITLAGKHATLEDVTLGNRIRDALNLEQEGISLEGAFSVIGNDVTVYQTIPLAFFLISRIKDVPILLTTAANIGGNTDTITFICGAYVGAVYGRSALPQGLLEGLEGKDEIESVAARLYQRYTAKP; this comes from the coding sequence ATGCTCGACCAGTTCAGGGGCTGCCTTCTCGGGGCCGCCATCGGTGACGCGCTCGGTATGGCACGGGAGACAGCACCCCCCAACTTCCAGCGCCTCCACACGGGCTACCGCCGCGCCTGGCGGGGACACCCGAACGCCGGGCTTAAACCGGGGCAGTTCACCGACGACACCCAGACGATGCTCCTTGTGGCCGGGATGCTTGCAGAGAGCACCTACTCAGAACAGGAGTACGCTGCAGCCCTTGCCCGGATGTATATGAACGGAGAACTCCGGTTCCCTGACGCCGCAGTTGACGCCGCGTGCCGCCACATCCTCCTCTCAGGTGAAGTCTCGGGATCGAAGGGGGTCTACTCCAGCACCGCCGGCTGCACAGGTATCGCCGTCCCGTTCGGTCTCTTCTATGACGACCCGATCGACGTGGCCGAACGGGTGGTCAAGGCCTGCAGCGTCACCCACACCCATCCAGCAGCACACGCTGGAGCGGTCAGCGTCGCGATGCTTGTCCACCACGCCGTCCGTGGCCGGCCCGACGCCATCACCCTTGCCGGGAAACACGCCACGCTTGAGGACGTCACACTTGGCAACAGGATCCGCGACGCCCTGAATCTGGAGCAGGAAGGGATCAGCCTGGAGGGTGCATTCTCGGTGATAGGGAACGATGTAACCGTCTACCAGACCATCCCGCTTGCATTTTTCCTGATCAGCCGCATAAAAGATGTCCCAATTCTCCTCACAACCGCCGCCAATATCGGGGGGAACACCGACACCATCACATTCATCTGCGGTGCCTACGTTGGCGCGGTTTACGGGAGATCCGCCCTCCCACAGGGTCTCCTGGAAGGGCTTGAGGGAAAAGACGAGATTGAATCCGTGGCTGCCCGGCTCTATCAGCGCTACACCGCAAAGCCTTAA
- the argC gene encoding N-acetyl-gamma-glutamyl-phosphate reductase, producing the protein MEIAIIGASGYTGGELMRLLLNHPSAEVAVATSRRLDGTPVASVHPHLRGLTDLVFRNTEAGDIDADFVFLAVPHTAAMKVAGTLVERGIKAVDLSADYRLPKDVYEKVYGMTHQAYFEAPYGLTELHRDEIRGAHFVANPGCFPTGATLAAAPLAEFAHTIIYDSKTGVSGAGNTPSETTHYPNVGDNFSAYKWTTHRHLAEMRQEIARLGSGARCYFTPHLLPVNRGILTTAHILLSEPMEQKEVEALYRRYYADEFFVRYQKPTLAAVRGTNFCDVAVESEGDRVVAVSVIDNLVKGASGQAIQNMNLMCGFAEDAGLRFAGMLP; encoded by the coding sequence ATGGAGATTGCGATTATCGGCGCATCCGGCTACACCGGTGGTGAGTTGATGCGACTGCTGCTGAACCATCCGTCAGCGGAGGTCGCCGTTGCAACATCCCGGCGACTTGACGGCACCCCCGTCGCATCCGTCCACCCCCACCTCCGTGGTCTGACCGATCTTGTCTTCCGGAACACCGAAGCCGGCGATATCGATGCCGACTTTGTCTTCCTGGCCGTCCCCCACACCGCGGCGATGAAGGTTGCCGGAACGCTGGTAGAGCGTGGGATAAAGGCCGTCGACCTCTCGGCCGACTACCGCCTCCCGAAGGACGTGTATGAAAAGGTCTATGGCATGACCCACCAGGCCTACTTTGAGGCCCCCTACGGCCTGACAGAACTCCACCGGGACGAGATCAGGGGCGCCCATTTCGTCGCAAACCCGGGGTGTTTCCCGACCGGTGCGACGCTTGCAGCAGCGCCGCTTGCAGAGTTCGCCCACACCATAATCTACGACTCAAAGACCGGGGTCTCCGGCGCAGGAAACACCCCCTCTGAGACCACTCACTACCCCAATGTCGGCGACAACTTCAGCGCCTACAAATGGACAACCCACCGCCACCTTGCCGAGATGAGGCAGGAGATTGCGAGGCTCGGTTCGGGTGCAAGATGTTACTTCACGCCACATCTCCTCCCCGTGAACCGGGGCATCCTGACAACCGCCCACATCCTCCTATCCGAACCGATGGAGCAGAAGGAGGTCGAGGCGCTCTACAGGCGTTACTATGCAGACGAGTTCTTCGTCCGATACCAGAAACCGACACTTGCAGCCGTCCGCGGGACGAACTTCTGCGACGTTGCGGTGGAGAGCGAGGGCGACCGGGTCGTCGCGGTCTCGGTGATCGACAACCTGGTCAAGGGAGCGAGCGGTCAGGCGATCCAGAACATGAACCTTATGTGCGGGTTTGCGGAAGACGCAGGTCTCCGGTTCGCCGGGATGCTCCCCTGA
- a CDS encoding CBS domain-containing protein, with translation MKVKDIMTPNPVTVRVDSPIREAAGLLRKYHIGGLPVMDGDRVAGIITETDILSLLDVGDLSDDLWLPSPLEVIEIPVREFINWERTKRALTDISNMEVRRVMSSPVIAIDEEADISEAASLMLHEGIARLPVLRDGKLIGIVTRADIVNGLGASAGEERA, from the coding sequence TTGAAGGTAAAAGATATCATGACCCCGAACCCTGTGACCGTCCGGGTCGACTCGCCTATTCGTGAGGCAGCGGGACTGCTCCGTAAGTATCATATCGGTGGGCTTCCTGTGATGGACGGCGACCGGGTAGCGGGGATCATCACCGAGACGGATATCCTCTCGCTTCTGGACGTTGGCGACCTCTCCGATGACCTCTGGCTTCCCTCGCCGCTCGAGGTGATCGAGATCCCTGTAAGGGAGTTTATCAACTGGGAGAGGACAAAGAGGGCGCTCACCGATATAAGCAACATGGAGGTGCGGCGAGTGATGAGCAGCCCGGTTATCGCGATCGATGAGGAGGCTGATATCTCCGAGGCGGCATCCCTGATGCTCCACGAAGGGATCGCCCGCCTTCCGGTGCTCCGCGATGGGAAACTGATCGGGATCGTCACCAGGGCGGATATCGTCAACGGTCTCGGGGCGTCTGCCGGCGAGGAGAGAGCGTGA
- the argJ gene encoding bifunctional ornithine acetyltransferase/N-acetylglutamate synthase, producing MKSICAVEGVTAAGIREGKYGLALIRASGTAAGVFTSNLVRAAPVELMMERLQKGALEAIVVNSGCANAYTGERGYRDAKEMAAIAASSLGLEPESVGVASTGVIGRYLDLPRIREQCSRVSPLLARNSDAEDAAARAIMTTDTFPKHALFRTESFTVGGIAKGSGMIAPNMGTMLAFIYTDADVEAGMLQEILRQASRRSFNRVVVDGDTSTNDAAFCTATGAAGRVDRDDLARGIEAVCRDLAIQIARDGEGATKLLKVTVRGAPDEEAAAAVARTIVASPLVKTAVYGEDPNWGRVVAAAGRAGVEFDPYAVSLRIGDVTLVCRGEIVAELEAARAAMHGDTVVFDLDLAVGDGQATAWGCDLTERYVEINGKYTT from the coding sequence GTGAAGAGTATCTGTGCGGTCGAAGGCGTCACCGCCGCGGGGATCAGGGAAGGAAAGTACGGGCTTGCTCTTATCCGGGCGAGCGGAACCGCGGCCGGTGTCTTTACGTCCAACCTGGTTCGAGCCGCCCCGGTCGAGTTGATGATGGAGCGGCTGCAAAAGGGAGCGCTCGAGGCCATCGTCGTCAACAGCGGGTGCGCTAACGCCTACACCGGCGAGCGGGGCTACCGCGACGCAAAGGAGATGGCCGCCATCGCAGCCTCTTCGCTTGGCCTTGAACCGGAGTCGGTCGGTGTCGCAAGCACCGGGGTGATCGGGCGATACCTGGATCTCCCCCGCATCCGGGAGCAGTGCAGCCGGGTATCGCCGCTCCTTGCCCGGAACAGCGATGCAGAGGATGCAGCAGCGCGGGCGATCATGACCACCGACACCTTCCCAAAACATGCCCTCTTCAGGACAGAGTCATTTACCGTCGGCGGTATCGCCAAGGGGAGCGGGATGATAGCCCCGAACATGGGAACGATGCTTGCGTTCATCTACACCGACGCGGATGTAGAGGCGGGGATGCTCCAGGAGATCCTGCGGCAGGCGTCCCGCCGATCGTTCAACCGTGTGGTGGTCGACGGTGATACAAGCACAAACGACGCGGCGTTCTGCACCGCGACCGGCGCCGCAGGCCGGGTCGACCGCGACGACCTGGCGAGGGGCATCGAGGCAGTCTGCCGCGACCTTGCCATCCAGATCGCCCGCGACGGTGAAGGGGCAACAAAACTCCTGAAGGTCACCGTCCGCGGCGCCCCCGACGAGGAGGCGGCAGCGGCAGTTGCAAGGACAATCGTCGCCTCCCCGCTAGTAAAGACCGCCGTCTATGGCGAAGACCCGAACTGGGGCCGGGTCGTCGCGGCAGCGGGCAGGGCTGGTGTGGAGTTTGACCCATACGCGGTCTCGCTCCGGATCGGGGACGTGACCCTTGTTTGCCGTGGTGAGATCGTCGCCGAACTTGAGGCCGCGAGAGCAGCGATGCACGGTGATACCGTCGTGTTCGACCTTGACCTTGCCGTCGGGGATGGGCAGGCGACAGCGTGGGGATGCGACCTCACCGAGAGGTACGTGGAGATCAACGGGAAGTATACGACATGA
- the argB gene encoding acetylglutamate kinase, with protein MKREDVLMEALPYIQKFYGKTIVIKLGGHAMVDQKILETVIRDAVLLHYVGMKVVLVHGGGPEITAKMKAMGKEPKFVGGLRITDPETLEIAQMVLVGKINDGIVSLIANCGTRAVGISGNDGNLLIARKMEPQRVQIGETFEEVDLGHVGEIEEVDPEVLHCLLAQNYIPVVAPIAIDRQGQSLNINADTAAAEIAIALKAYKLVNLTDVDGVMDADRKKVYHRLSLADAEAMIGRGVIAGGMIPKLEGCMKAIRNGVTSAHVVNGNREHNLLLELFTDEGVGTMITP; from the coding sequence ATGAAGCGAGAAGACGTGCTGATGGAGGCTCTCCCCTACATCCAGAAGTTCTACGGTAAGACGATCGTGATCAAGCTCGGCGGCCACGCGATGGTCGATCAGAAGATCCTGGAGACGGTGATCAGGGACGCCGTCCTCCTCCACTACGTGGGGATGAAGGTCGTCCTTGTCCACGGCGGGGGGCCCGAGATCACCGCCAAGATGAAGGCGATGGGCAAGGAACCGAAGTTCGTCGGCGGCCTGCGGATCACTGACCCCGAGACGCTGGAGATCGCCCAGATGGTGCTGGTGGGAAAGATCAACGACGGGATCGTCTCCCTCATCGCAAACTGCGGCACCCGCGCGGTCGGGATCTCAGGAAACGACGGCAACCTTCTCATCGCCAGGAAGATGGAACCCCAGAGGGTGCAGATCGGGGAAACCTTCGAGGAGGTCGATCTTGGACATGTCGGCGAGATCGAGGAGGTCGACCCCGAGGTGCTCCACTGTCTCCTCGCCCAGAACTACATCCCGGTAGTGGCGCCGATCGCCATCGACCGCCAGGGGCAGAGCCTGAACATCAACGCCGACACCGCGGCGGCCGAGATCGCGATTGCACTCAAGGCATACAAACTGGTCAACCTGACCGACGTCGATGGGGTTATGGATGCCGACCGGAAGAAGGTCTACCACCGTCTATCACTCGCCGATGCGGAGGCGATGATCGGGAGAGGGGTCATCGCCGGCGGGATGATCCCGAAACTCGAGGGGTGCATGAAAGCGATCAGGAACGGTGTCACGAGCGCCCACGTTGTCAACGGCAACCGGGAGCACAACCTCCTCCTCGAACTCTTCACCGACGAGGGCGTCGGGACGATGATCACCCCCTGA
- a CDS encoding chorismate mutase, which translates to MSLDAVRNEIREIDEKIIDLIAERQNLAAEVARIKREMGLPLRDEAQRMAVIDRVFTRAAESRIDPIAVRRIFEILVEMSEERQRECSGDGNLP; encoded by the coding sequence ATGTCCCTTGATGCGGTCAGGAACGAGATCCGTGAGATAGACGAGAAGATCATCGATCTGATTGCGGAGCGGCAGAACCTTGCGGCGGAGGTTGCCAGGATCAAGCGTGAGATGGGTCTGCCACTCCGTGACGAGGCGCAGAGGATGGCGGTCATCGACCGGGTCTTCACCCGCGCAGCCGAGAGCCGGATAGACCCCATCGCCGTCCGCAGGATCTTTGAGATCCTTGTCGAGATGAGCGAGGAGCGGCAGCGGGAGTGCAGCGGCGACGGCAACCTGCCCTGA
- a CDS encoding site-2 protease family protein produces the protein MLERIPPRERRDLLIAWLAISIAFTLIYIRGGVNVAGLVFFFVMSLITVGVAFVLHELAHKFSAMRYGYWAEFQKDNQMLLVAVVMAALVGIVFAAPGATYIYGNATRTENGRISAAGPITNLLLCIPFAALWLLGGDLLAIVGLVGLRVNAMIATFNMLPISVLDGRKVLAWNPAVFAVLMAASLGILVWSLL, from the coding sequence ATGCTGGAACGAATACCGCCTCGCGAGAGAAGAGATCTCCTTATAGCGTGGCTTGCCATATCAATAGCCTTCACCCTGATCTACATCAGGGGGGGCGTAAACGTCGCGGGACTGGTCTTCTTCTTTGTGATGTCGCTTATAACGGTGGGTGTTGCCTTCGTCCTCCACGAACTGGCGCACAAGTTCTCCGCCATGCGCTACGGCTACTGGGCAGAGTTTCAGAAGGACAACCAGATGCTCCTGGTTGCCGTGGTTATGGCGGCGCTTGTGGGTATCGTCTTTGCGGCGCCGGGGGCAACCTACATCTACGGAAACGCAACCCGGACGGAGAACGGCCGGATATCGGCAGCAGGCCCGATAACAAACCTCCTCCTCTGCATACCCTTCGCGGCCCTCTGGCTCCTCGGCGGCGATCTCCTGGCCATCGTCGGTCTGGTCGGGCTCCGGGTCAACGCGATGATCGCAACCTTCAACATGCTCCCGATAAGTGTCCTTGACGGACGCAAGGTTCTGGCCTGGAACCCGGCGGTCTTTGCCGTGCTCATGGCCGCTTCCCTGGGGATCCTGGTCTGGTCACTCCTTTGA
- a CDS encoding flavodoxin family protein, which produces MRRPIKVLGISGSPRRHGNTETLLDAVLDGAAEAAGSIEKVILRSLDYASCRGCNACHKTGVCVIRDSLTPVFDKIADADVLVLASPIYSMGITAETKGLIDRTQFLWARKFILKNLYYPANQIRRRKGIFVSTAGLGWENVFDAAFPAVTAFFNTTGFDYWDNVIANDLDRYGGIEGHPTALTEAHEKGRRVVELLKRMEEESLSSAPGT; this is translated from the coding sequence ATGAGAAGACCCATAAAAGTCCTCGGGATCTCCGGCAGTCCGCGGCGGCACGGAAACACCGAGACGCTGCTCGACGCCGTGCTCGATGGCGCGGCGGAGGCCGCGGGCAGCATCGAGAAGGTCATCCTCCGGTCGCTTGACTACGCCTCGTGCCGCGGCTGCAACGCCTGCCACAAAACGGGGGTGTGCGTGATCAGGGACAGCCTCACACCTGTATTTGATAAGATCGCTGATGCCGATGTCCTTGTTCTTGCATCCCCCATCTACTCGATGGGGATCACGGCGGAGACGAAGGGGCTGATCGACCGCACCCAGTTCCTCTGGGCCCGCAAGTTTATCCTTAAGAACCTCTACTACCCGGCCAATCAGATCCGACGCCGTAAAGGGATCTTCGTCTCGACCGCGGGGCTTGGCTGGGAGAACGTCTTTGACGCGGCGTTCCCGGCCGTCACCGCGTTCTTCAACACAACCGGGTTCGATTACTGGGACAACGTCATCGCAAACGATCTCGACCGTTACGGCGGGATTGAGGGGCATCCAACCGCCCTTACGGAAGCGCACGAGAAAGGGCGGCGCGTGGTCGAACTCCTCAAGAGGATGGAGGAAGAGAGTCTGTCCAGCGCGCCGGGAACCTGA
- a CDS encoding flavodoxin family protein — MTIDVLAFSASPRRHGNSETLLDWVLEGMEAEGCSIEKIVIPEVDIRPCRGCNACERLNRCVQRDYMDYAHDRIIAADCIILASPIYCMGLAAQAKILVDRAQVFRSRKYVLHLPVVPPERKGKRVGVFLSAAGQNWENVFDAAIPSVKCFFQVVDIPNRDIRYLMINGVDEKGAIERHPTAKDDAGRLAREVAARLREVRAA, encoded by the coding sequence ATGACCATAGACGTCCTCGCGTTTTCGGCCTCGCCCCGCCGCCACGGCAACTCCGAGACCCTGCTTGACTGGGTGCTTGAGGGAATGGAGGCGGAAGGCTGTTCCATCGAGAAGATCGTCATCCCCGAGGTCGATATCAGGCCGTGCCGCGGCTGCAACGCCTGCGAGAGACTCAACCGTTGCGTCCAGCGGGACTACATGGACTACGCCCACGACAGGATAATCGCGGCCGACTGCATCATCCTTGCGTCACCCATCTACTGCATGGGGCTTGCCGCGCAGGCGAAGATCCTGGTCGACCGCGCCCAGGTCTTCCGCTCAAGGAAGTACGTTCTCCACCTGCCAGTCGTCCCGCCCGAAAGGAAAGGAAAACGGGTGGGAGTCTTCCTCTCGGCGGCCGGGCAAAACTGGGAGAACGTATTTGATGCGGCCATCCCCTCGGTGAAATGCTTCTTCCAGGTCGTCGATATACCGAACAGGGATATCAGGTACCTGATGATAAACGGTGTCGATGAGAAGGGCGCGATCGAGCGCCACCCCACGGCGAAAGACGATGCCGGGCGACTGGCGCGTGAGGTCGCGGCGCGCCTCCGGGAGGTTCGTGCCGCATGA
- a CDS encoding ABC transporter permease, whose product MTAERVVIVAKKEFADQITGWRFLVILALFLTIALVGTYSGVGSYERDLDRYAQQLATMDDRFDEPGRMMMPAKPPVEGVYSSMFRTLVSYGGLLALALGFDRVSREKESRSLKSLLSHPVYRDEIINGKALGGVALLALVVGSVLAISTALLLVFSIVPAPGDLWMILTYAGVTLLFLVTFFSIALALSTLCRESGSALLLSVVVFILLVFLVPFATANIGTALMMEEPDPAAYDGDTQSEGYQAEIAAYSKQMKVIESAVNLLSPQMAVNALIQGISNSPGATLEDTLGEIWSSVAALTIYPVAFFAVAYTRFMRMDIR is encoded by the coding sequence ATGACGGCGGAACGGGTCGTCATCGTGGCCAAAAAAGAGTTTGCCGACCAGATCACGGGCTGGCGGTTTCTGGTGATCCTCGCCCTGTTCCTCACAATCGCCCTGGTGGGAACCTACAGCGGGGTCGGGAGCTACGAGAGAGACCTGGATAGGTATGCCCAGCAACTGGCGACGATGGATGACCGGTTCGATGAACCGGGGCGGATGATGATGCCCGCAAAACCGCCGGTCGAGGGCGTTTACTCCTCGATGTTTCGGACGCTGGTCTCCTACGGGGGCCTCCTTGCGCTTGCGCTCGGGTTCGACCGGGTCTCCAGGGAGAAGGAGTCCCGATCGCTCAAAAGCCTGCTCTCCCACCCGGTCTACCGCGACGAGATCATCAACGGCAAGGCGCTCGGGGGCGTTGCGCTGCTTGCCCTCGTCGTCGGGAGCGTGCTCGCCATCTCCACCGCGCTGCTCCTCGTCTTCTCGATCGTGCCCGCCCCCGGCGATCTCTGGATGATCCTGACCTATGCCGGCGTCACCCTCCTCTTCCTCGTGACGTTCTTCTCCATCGCGCTCGCCCTCTCCACCCTCTGCCGGGAGAGCGGCAGCGCCCTGCTCCTTTCGGTGGTTGTCTTCATCCTCCTCGTCTTCCTGGTCCCCTTCGCCACCGCGAATATCGGCACGGCCCTCATGATGGAGGAACCCGACCCCGCTGCATACGACGGGGATACCCAATCGGAAGGCTACCAGGCGGAGATCGCGGCATACTCCAAGCAGATGAAGGTAATCGAGAGTGCCGTCAACCTCCTCTCGCCGCAGATGGCCGTCAACGCCCTCATCCAGGGGATCAGCAACTCTCCAGGGGCAACCCTTGAAGATACGCTCGGCGAGATATGGTCGAGCGTTGCGGCCCTGACCATCTATCCCGTCGCCTTCTTCGCCGTCGCGTACACGAGGTTCATGCGGATGGATATCCGGTGA
- a CDS encoding winged helix-turn-helix transcriptional regulator, which translates to MVNQPALARFALFLIVFTLLITPGSATSTILSEGEFPEMVPDDPILEYVWNIPLKLILLDFVFMTAPLLFLPVQFLISVSVWLVLGQRRISRKNALEHDTRRAAYLCIRENPGINHATLSRRLGVSVGTLRYHIEILCETGQIVSENDHGFLRYYTNSRAAREGKRGAYPLNETRKRMLDLLGRNPGMMRKEVASALGITGASVTWHMALLIQSGAVRSEKDGRMVRYFPGHDVVRHSRADRSVDATG; encoded by the coding sequence ATGGTGAACCAACCCGCCCTCGCGAGGTTCGCACTGTTCCTCATCGTCTTCACGTTGCTCATCACCCCCGGGAGCGCCACCAGCACCATACTGAGCGAGGGTGAGTTTCCAGAGATGGTACCGGACGATCCGATCCTGGAGTATGTCTGGAATATACCGTTGAAACTGATCCTGCTCGACTTCGTCTTCATGACCGCACCCCTGCTCTTCCTCCCGGTGCAGTTCCTCATATCGGTGTCCGTATGGCTCGTTCTCGGTCAGAGGAGGATCTCCAGAAAGAATGCCCTCGAACACGACACTCGCCGTGCGGCGTACCTCTGCATCCGGGAGAACCCCGGAATCAACCATGCTACGCTCTCCCGCAGGCTGGGGGTTAGCGTTGGAACGCTCCGGTACCACATTGAGATCCTCTGCGAGACGGGGCAGATAGTATCGGAGAACGACCACGGGTTTTTGCGGTACTATACAAACAGCAGGGCGGCCCGCGAAGGCAAGAGAGGCGCCTATCCCCTCAACGAGACGAGAAAAAGAATGCTCGATCTTCTCGGCCGGAATCCGGGGATGATGCGAAAAGAAGTCGCATCCGCGCTCGGTATCACCGGTGCATCGGTGACTTGGCATATGGCGCTGCTCATCCAGAGTGGTGCCGTCCGGAGCGAGAAGGACGGAAGGATGGTGCGATACTTCCCCGGGCATGATGTTGTGCGGCATTCCAGGGCGGACAGGAGCGTGGACGCAACCGGCTAG
- a CDS encoding phospholipase C/P1 nuclease family protein, producing MERSFLQDEAALDHYAHLSPDEQTIVLKALEETYSESKFEETTAELKKIRDGTSALEETEKRELLASVIASVFTYYCPDTSRQISPMWGGAIGENPDGVHNALAGIAGQKRGWGYSQTKILDANSRDPDTWGLVQMVEHYLDGAPFFSNAPDKCSYYANEARTQMRSNPYSESAWRCLSWSMHYMSDLSMPWHTQGAADPAQLATHTLYEGYVQEKFTDPEYGFKAALVSAPNTWVVISDPASSARSLASYSSARYSGLQLKIVTIPFGWGEDDWVKSTTKDLLKEGLKYNMGLVEYATH from the coding sequence TTGGAGCGTTCATTTCTGCAAGATGAGGCGGCGCTTGATCATTACGCGCACCTATCCCCCGATGAGCAAACGATAGTGCTCAAAGCGTTAGAGGAGACATACTCAGAGAGCAAATTTGAGGAGACCACCGCAGAACTGAAGAAGATCAGGGATGGAACGTCAGCGCTGGAAGAGACAGAAAAGCGGGAACTACTGGCATCGGTAATCGCCAGTGTGTTTACCTACTATTGTCCGGACACTTCTCGTCAGATAAGCCCCATGTGGGGTGGTGCAATTGGTGAGAATCCTGACGGGGTTCACAATGCCCTTGCTGGGATTGCCGGGCAAAAGAGGGGCTGGGGATACTCACAGACAAAAATATTGGATGCAAACTCGAGAGACCCAGATACCTGGGGTCTTGTGCAGATGGTCGAGCACTATCTGGACGGTGCCCCATTCTTCAGCAACGCCCCGGATAAATGCAGTTATTACGCAAATGAAGCGAGGACCCAGATGAGGTCGAACCCCTATAGTGAGTCTGCCTGGCGGTGCCTATCCTGGTCGATGCATTATATGAGCGATCTGTCCATGCCGTGGCATACTCAGGGTGCAGCCGATCCGGCACAGCTGGCGACGCATACCCTTTATGAGGGATACGTGCAGGAAAAGTTCACCGATCCTGAGTATGGGTTTAAAGCGGCTCTTGTGTCGGCCCCTAATACCTGGGTCGTAATATCTGACCCCGCTTCGAGTGCGCGATCTCTAGCATCCTACTCTTCAGCAAGGTATTCTGGACTTCAATTGAAGATTGTGACTATTCCTTTTGGGTGGGGAGAAGATGACTGGGTCAAGTCGACAACCAAAGATCTCTTGAAAGAGGGTCTCAAGTATAACATGGGTCTCGTCGAGTACGCGACACACTAA